The DNA window AAAAAAACGCACAAGATATATCCATACTCAACAACTGAGCTCAATATCCATACTCAACAACTGAGCTCATCGTGGAGAGAAGAAGCAACGCACAAGGGATGTTGGATGCAGCACTAATGGTGTTTTAGGGACTGTCTCTGATCATACTCGGTCTAAACTGCTGTACTTGCTTCTGAACTGCTCGCTGATTTAGGCGACCCACTAGGGGAAGGTAGCTCAAGAAACAGCCTTTTCTGGGCACGTGGTGGAATATGTTTTGCAGGTTTTCTTGACAATGGAAGAAAGACACCAGTACCACCAGTTGGAATCCTTCGAGGGTTTAGAACCATCGGACGCACAGGAGCTAGCATAACTTCTGGAGCTCGAAGGAAACCCCATTTAGGCATCACATCCATTATCTTATAACCATTAGCTGCTCCATTTGCAGTTGAATAGTGTGTTGGGACACCAGGTTGCCATAAGGTCATTGCTTTAGTCAGAGGAGGGATTTGTTGATCTGAGACGAAGTTATTCATCTCTGTTCTTACTTTGAAGAATGTAATAGCAACTCTTTTGCTAGCTGATGAGCACAGAGCATGTCTAGCCATATCCGCGCTGTTTCCTCTCATGACTAAAAGAGACCTGCCAAATATAGGACGAAATGAAGAATGTCACCATAAGAAAAATCGCCGTTTGATAAAGAGATTTTTAACAGACTGAAATAACACTAGCATGGCCTTTCTTTCATCAGGGAATGGAGGAATTGTAATCTCCCATGTTAATGAGAAAGACTTACTACAGGAGGAAAATCGGAATTTGTGAATACACATTACCCTTGTTTAAGAGAAAGCATGAATGATCCTTTGTAGTTCCCATCACTGTCACTCACAAGAGCTCTACCAAATGCCATCATTGATTCAGAGAGGAGAAGGGTAGACACCGGCTGGTCCAAATGTGGTGGTTTCATGAAAGGCTGTGAATACTCCCCCTACAAAAGCCAGCAAGAAAAAACCATATAGGCTCCACTTTTTACCAATCAAAATGTACAGAGGCCAATATGAATCTGGCATTAATAAATATGAACCTCATCAAAGTAGTTGATGACACAGCTGTTAGGTCTTCTACTTTCTGATATTAGATTCCACTGAATCAGGTGGTCTATGACACCTTGTAGAAGAGCTGGAATGGGTTCAATGTTACCTGAAGGTTGATTTCTCCCAATTAAGCTTTACGGAATGTGTTAAaggtaataataatatagaagTATTCAGAATTTTTTATGAATCCAATTGTTGCAACAAACATAGATATGCATTAAGGCACAGCTTTCCCTTACTCTTTTGACACATGGCCTCCTCTTTTATATGTCCGAAAATTGGGGTCCCAAGCTGAATCATCTCTCTTTTGTTGCCCTTCACTTGCTggttgaataaaataaaagtttcacCTAAAAAGGAAGTCACAAGCAATTCAGGGTGGAAATCAAAGATAAAGaggtgattttgaagaacaatgaTAAACAATTAATGTAGTAAAGAGCTTCTTTCACTTCCACTTAAGAAGTATAGTGTCTTAAATGAGAGCAGTGCACAACTTGTCTAGAAAAACTACCTAATAGAACATTGAGTCGAGCTTTTGGTGATTGTATAGTTCACAATATAAGGAGAAGAGAGGTAATCAGCGTAAACCTCAAGCACCAAGAGTAAAACAACAGTTTCCTGAATATTACATGTGTACAAAATTTTCACTCAGAAGAGAGAATTCATGGAAAAGCCTATATAGTAAGCTAAGGCTGCTATAATGAGTCACAAAGCAAATCAATTCCCAAACCTGCTCGAGCAAAACTTCGCCTCAAAAAGGAAACAACACTAACTATAAAAGTGCCACGAATCACAGGATCCACCTGACAGATCACCATTCTGGCCAGCAACACGAAGTTCGTTCACTAAATCATTTAGTTTAGAGATTTCATTTGGAGTAAATATGTCTTCGAATAACTTCAGACCTCGCACTACGTTCACCTGACAAGTCACAGATTATGGAAGCTTAAGATCTTCACAACATGGATCAACATTGGATTTAAAATTGAATGTCATCCTTCACAGAAAACATGCAAATTGcaattgaggactcaccatatGCCCTTTGACTAGCTCTTTCGACACAAACCCCTTTGTCATCTTGATGTGGGCATGCCTTGCCTCACAGTTCTCATGGTTTGAGCAGAATTCAACACTTCCTACTAACGGTTGTATTAAGGGTCCTGTAAATTAGCCATCATTCCAAGAGGACAAAAGAGTTCAACAAAATGAGAATTTTAATCAATCAGTCAACTTTGTTTGGCCCATCAGTATTATACTAGACAGATTTTTAGGTGACGATCAACTTATCGTACCCCTTTTTCTTTAACCAACATTTATAATCAATCCTATTTTATTTCGTGAAGCACAGATTATAACGGAGTTAGATGTGACTCTAATACTAGTATAAGTAAGTTTCTCATAACTCATAGGTAAAACTGGGAAAATTGTTGATTTTCTTAAACTGGACTGGTGTGAAAacagaatttaaaaaattcaacacCCGAGCAATTAAATATCACCATCCGGAATTTTAGTAGCTTAGTTGATTGCCTGAAGTTTCAATATGTTGGCTAGGGCTTGATTCTACACATTGTAATCCCCTTTCCCATTTTGAAAAACATCACCATCGGAtgtgaaacaaaaaaattcgtTACTGCAATTTCCATATTTTGAGGcgcaaaattttgaaagaaactgTAAACTTGTAATGATGAATTAAATGTTAATTAAGCCAAAACTCTTTCATTGAAACATGAGATTCTGTACGGAATGTATGCTCTTTTTTGGTGAATATTAACTAGTCCTAGTATATAATTTAATGCTACTTACCTGCACTTTCAGGAGAATCATCTCCATCCACTATTTCGTTTCGTCCATTTTCGGAGCTCGTGATTGCCTGTGTATCGCACTGTTTGGAGATTGCAAACTCCTCTCTCTCCTTGACCTTTCTCTCAGCGACTTTCCGTAGATCGAGTGTAACCTCGGCAATGGAACAGTACTTTTGCATCTGTAGAATTGGGATCCAATTAAGCCTCCGGCGGTGGATTGCTGCAAACACCGATTCATGCTCCGCTCTCCCGCCTTCAAGCTGAGTTATATGGTTGCAAAGCGCATCTATAATCGCATTTGCAGCAGCAAACTCTCCCCTGAACCACGCTAATATTGCGTCCTTAGCAAATGTCTCCGATACCATGGTCGGAGTGGAGGCCGCCGGCGTAACCTTAGAATCTAACGGTACTACATGGTGGTGTCCAACAACGGCGGCAGCTGGCGGCATATCGAAacaatgaatgaataaacttaGTCAAAATCCCAAACTAATTAAAGTCTCCGTAATaatctcttctctctcaaaatataatttgCAAAAGCTTTTAGCTAGTCGTTGGATTATTTAGTTTGAATGTTTCGAATTGGTGCGGTGGAATCGGAGAAATTGTTACGTGTCGGCCGATATTCCCGGCGAGTATTTTCCGGTTTATCAAAAGAAGCAAAATGTACCAAAAAAACAGAATGATGATGAGAGTGGGCTTTGTTGGGGAGGTTTTTGAGTATTTAAAGGACGTTAATGGTGACTTTTACACTCCGTACATCATAGCATGCGCCAAGGTGTCACTATGTCAAAaaccaatttttatgtttattcattaaaaaataaaattgcaaacctatattacttaattatttaacatagacctatttattgattaaaatagcatgtttttaatttcaaaaaaggaGATGAACGGAAAGAAAATAATTCAgatgaaatttaatttcaaaaaacaagcataaagtaataaataaataaattacatttacaagcaataaatcaaaataattcgAAGAAGAGGAtgtcaa is part of the Solanum stenotomum isolate F172 chromosome 8, ASM1918654v1, whole genome shotgun sequence genome and encodes:
- the LOC125875047 gene encoding RNA demethylase ALKBH10B-like, with the protein product MPPAAAVVGHHHVVPLDSKVTPAASTPTMVSETFAKDAILAWFRGEFAAANAIIDALCNHITQLEGGRAEHESVFAAIHRRRLNWIPILQMQKYCSIAEVTLDLRKVAERKVKEREEFAISKQCDTQAITSSENGRNEIVDGDDSPESAGPLIQPLVGSVEFCSNHENCEARHAHIKMTKGFVSKELVKGHMVNVVRGLKLFEDIFTPNEISKLNDLVNELRVAGQNGDLSGETFILFNQQVKGNKREMIQLGTPIFGHIKEEAMCQKSNIEPIPALLQGVIDHLIQWNLISESRRPNSCVINYFDEGEYSQPFMKPPHLDQPVSTLLLSESMMAFGRALVSDSDGNYKGSFMLSLKQGSLLVMRGNSADMARHALCSSASKRVAITFFKVRTEMNNFVSDQQIPPLTKAMTLWQPGVPTHYSTANGAANGYKIMDVMPKWGFLRAPEVMLAPVRPMVLNPRRIPTGGTGVFLPLSRKPAKHIPPRAQKRLFLELPSPSGSPKSASSSEASTAV